The segment TATTTTGTTTGATCTTTTAACAATGTTTGAAACAATAAATTTTCTGAAAGGATTGTTTTAATTCACCCGCGAAATCATGTttcaaaacttaaaaaaaacaagattGTGGTGTGCTAGAAATTTCGTAATTCATTAACATATATGTTAATTAACCGTAAATACTTTTCTGGATATTTTGCATACTggttttttctactcattaaacTATTAAATATGCAATGTAACTAAATGTAATGACTGTTTAATGTGAAAGTTAATTAAGGAATGTTTAAACTAGAGATCTAATTTTTGAAACTCCGATTTACACAACTATCAATGTAGGCAtataacattttcatagttgaaatcataagtcaattgatgttagaccattatggaaaacctggaagcattggacggtcacttcatcctattatgggactcctcagctctgacttctaggttttccatggtggtctagcttgaattgactcatgatttcaactatgaaaatactgaaatttccacaaaaccgctTCTCATATAACATTTCTTCAATTAAGATACTATGATcttatatcatttttattgtgttCTCCTTGTTTTCTACGCATCAATGAACATATGAAAAAAAGTGGAAGTGTTTCAGTATATTATTGAAAAAGAGGTTGTTAATATCAGGGTTTTTTGTTAGATTACCTTACGTTTTCTCGAtcattgctgctaccttgacgtggtggtcgagcttgcctatcgtaatgaaccaCTCGagttatactggctggaacaatcgttcttgTAGTTCTACTATATCGGGCATGTTGGTTggagagcggtaagactaaaagcagcaaacccaagatTCAAGAGCGAAGTTGTACTTCTGACTGTACAGAAGTGTGAcgacagtaaggtgttttctccagacaaccagcataacagcgaagCTGTCTTCAGAAAACCAAGGGTGAGTTTTGAGAATGTTGACTCTAAAAATgtacacctcaccttatcccacagatatccgtctccgacggtaaggtcctatcaagtacggagctaacaagAAAACTACTCGCAAAAGGGTTGTATATGACGGACCTCTATCAGTTATCCCTTaggcactgtggtcacgctctcaggttaCTAAGATCACCTgaaatccaatttccttttcagttacctctagaagaaccatTTTACGGTGTGAGAAACCGCCTTACCTCTAACACCattcaagatcactgtattcataatcaatctcaaGTTTTACATTATGTAAATTAGGTTTATGATTTATTGAATGGTGCTGTATAAGAACTCACTTATTAGATTTACAGAAACTTGTTAAGCGTTTTCTtcattttaacaataaaattcCTTAAATTCAAAGAAGTTGCCTTCTCTTTTCATATTTAGTTTAAACAATATTCATAGTAAATTCAAATTAAGATTCAGTGAATATGAAACATTATATAAACGAGGTATTCAAAACACGGCAACTTACGAAATGTGCCTAAATCTAGTCACAACCTATCTTAAACACTTCATTAGAAGTACTCAAGAAaaataagaatatatttgtaaaatctcagcgaatgaattggatgtaaatccaacatttcgtcTGGTAATCTggtccttgaaaaagcttggatcagattaccagattacaaatatattcttcctcatttaatgtctcacatcaactcggcacccaaattttgtgaaactattcgttctaatttcgacgaaagttcttataatcaAGTAAAAGTTTTTGTTCTATGGCTATCATTAATGTCAATAGTATTTACGAAATTTCATTGTTTACGGTCAAGTTCAATTTCACGTCCATAGATTACATATTGAACTGCACAATTTAAAAGGACAATTTAATAGATTACATATGTCTTATGtacaactccacctgtagccctTCCGGGGattgctgccggtcccaagcccggataaagaaggAGTGTGGGGCATGAAGTGATCatccccatcctgtagaaaactaaatcACTACAGAAACGTTAACCAAGAAAGTATGTCTTATGTATGTTAAAAACTAAACAGATTATATTCATTTCATCTTTATATTAATAATGTTCAATTCAATGTTTTCTGTTTACTGTAAAAAAATTAAGTCAAAtgacttcaaagtgagaatgttcaatacgaacgtcaagacagttctactgtatggagctcaaacgtggagaactactacatccattgtcaagaaggtacaagtatttataaacagttgtctacgcaaaatactcaacattcactggtcggatgctatcagcaacagcgttttatgggggAGGATGAACTACAttccagctgaaaaggaaattaagacgttggaagtggataggacatacattaaggaaatcaccaatgtgcattacaaggcaatccctaacttggaatggtgaagggaagcggaaaagaggaaggcctaagaacacactacgccgggaaatagaagcagatatgaaaaggatgaataacaacttgaACGAACTGGAAATTATTTCCCCGAACaatgttggatggagaatactggtgagcggcctatgctcctcgacgggggataacaggcgtaaataaataagtaaataaaaaaaacaaaatagctTACTTATCAACTGTTTAATGGTATCCAAGTGTAAAAttcaacatatatatacatataatgacatgaagtttattcattatttatatatacacacacacacacacatacacacatatatacaaattacactgtttaaaacaaaatgtatCTAAGCAAAAATTCAATTTCTCACTGCACAAAATCTTTAATTGTCCACAGTTACATATCAAGAATAAGGAGAAAGTCATCGTGAGATATTGATCATTGAACCGAATCAAGTTGAACTGGGATTGTTTGTTatgttattactatcattattactattactaatattattgaTTAGTTCTCTTGCTTTTAAATGTTATTGTTTACGACGTTGATATCGTTGACGACGATGAGGATGTTGAAAATGTTAATGCTGACGAGGATGtggaagatgatgatgatgatgtggatgttgatgatgaaatAGTTTAGTATTCTTATTCTGAATTGGGACTACTTGTTTTGttaataatatcattattattatcatcattattattactaatattattgattaattctcTTGCTCTTAAATGTTGTTGTTTACGACGTTGATATCGTTGATGACGATGAGGATGTTGAAGATGATGAGGATGCTGACGATGATGTAGATGATGTGGATGAAGTACTTtagtattattcttattatgatAACATTTACATGATCTAAtactattaaaaaataaaatttttaatttttttctaaatgcattactcataaaacaataaattaatgGATTTGacatattatttaaataataagtattatatgcaagtaaattaaattttattaatttattagcTGTTAATAATGCCGGGGTAAATACAATAATATATACAACAGCTACAACAAATAATACACTAGCTGAACGTATCTCTCTCCATAATGTACTTTCTGTTATATTTTTAATagatatattcattttaattcgATTAGTTATACTTTTACGATGATCCCGATGATGCTGGGGAGGAGCTGAAGGAGGAGGATCTGTTGAGTGTTcaatgttattgttattataagtagtattatcagtagtatcttGATTGTTATTGTTTAAATCATTTGATGACATGATAGATTTCTGATTCATGTTTGAATGATTCATTATTACTGTTTTATATGGGATATTGTTACTGACCATCGGGGAATAACGTTGAGCTCGGTGGGTTTTAATCACAACACGTaatattaatgaatataatataataactgataaaatagataaaataaaactAGCTGTATTACCTTTTTGTAATATATCATAAGTTAATATTTCTAGATAAGTAACATTAGATATTTCTGGTGTATCACAACATTGTTGAATATCTGGTTCATCTTTAGTTACACCTAAACTATGATGTAATGCACCAAGTATACCATATACAATACAAAAAATTGCTAAACTTAAAGTTAAATATTTTGCACGTTTCATTGTTAATATACGACGTAATGGATGACATATAGTTAGGTAACGTTCTAATGCAATAGCTATAATTAATAATGAACTAAacatgatgttacatatatttaaaaatgCATGCGCTTTACACCATATATCTGTTGATGGTTGTAAATGTATATATTCCATATAGAATGTTAATGGTACAACAAAACAACATACCATTAAATCAACACATGCTAAGACAAGAATAAAAAATGTTGGTGTACCTGTTGTTTTAGTAAATAATTGTTCATTGGATTCATGAATTTGTATAATATGATCATTATGATTGTTACCATTATCTTCATGAAGGTATGATGTATTACATAATTCATTGGTATTTATTAAACTTAatttttgatgatgataataaatatgTCTATATTTTAAATGTAAATGTGGCCAAAAATGTTGTTGTATATAAACACCTAATACAAGTAAATTACCAATTGTACCTAATAATGATACAGAACCAAGTAGAATTAATGTAGATAACCAGATTGGATCAATGGATTcattaaattcaaataattgaatagttaaatttgaaaaattcatgaataaaaattatgggtggtttttaaattttattattagaatAAATTAAGACATTTTAATTTAGAAGTATTCAATAGCGTAGAGAAAACACTTATATAAGTgtgtaataaatttattgaccAATCAAAATGCAAATTTTAATTCTAATATTCTGATTGGTTAACTAATTGCATTAGAcgattttgattggttaaaatcgTTGATCATTTAAACCAATAgaatttgtatgaactaatgtaaaataaattgtattttaatatGCAACTAAAATGTTTACAGAAGTGATTGTATATAGCCAGTGGcaataagaaaatgaaaattatatttgtgaaGTTTTGTAATTTAATGTAAATCACTTCTTTTGTGTAAATAATGTTGAGATGTAGTTTTTTTATTggtatgctcctcaacgagggttaacaggcgtaagtaagtcagtaagtaaaTACAAACCTGGAAAAATGGATTCACTGTCATGAAAACACTATGGTCTTCTAAGAAGATTTAATATAATAATACAAGAATGTAGTTGCGAAATTCTAACGAAATCATACTCATAAAGCTTTATATTAAAGGAAAGTTTGAGTATTAACTATAAATTGTATttaatattttgtacaatcCAAATGTCCATAGACAAAATAAATGTATAGGGATGATTTAgttgtggtctatcggttaagtgctctggcgcgagactgataggtcctaggttcgaatcacGTGAGGTGGGACCGTGGATACGCACTATCggggagtcccatgataggacgaaacggccgtctagtgcttccaggtattctatgatggtctagcttcaattgactcacgatctcaactatataaaaattactataatcttgacgaaacccccttctaagAATCATTAGTAAAGTTCAGAGAATGAATAGACATCTTAAATTCGATTGTATAAGCATCACTTTTCATTGTAAATGAAGACACAATATAGGATAAGAAGGAACTACTTTCTTTCCAATCTGATAGATACAGAACATCAAAATTGACTACAATACAGACGTTTGAGAGAATAATCTTAATTCATTCAGTTTGTCCCAAGTTTCAGACACCTTACCATACAGAATAATTCCGTCTGACAGAAATCAGTACAATGCTTCTCATAATTTAACCGTCAATACACACTATACCTTCGTTTATTAACAAATCGAATAAATTTGATCATTTTACGGATGATCTGGTATTTGATGCCTCTACTTTTGAAATAGTCATACACAGCAACTGTTAATATTCATGACCATTTAAATTGTTTGGCTCGATAAAGAACACTCTACTTAGGCGGTTTTCTGCAGATTTATGTTTTATGTGTAAGTTGTTTCCACCACAGACTGTTATCATTTAGAGTATCATCGGGAACCAGAAAGCAATAGACGAATGTTTTGTATCTAAATGGGACCTAACAGTAGTGATCACACATGATCTCTTCATATTTTcgaataaataagttaataaagaaCAACTTCAGTTGTTAGTTCAACTTGATGATCAAAAAGAATAACAAAGAGATTTTTTTAAGTAAGTCAGAATAATGCTAATAAATGTTAAGATAACTGGTACATAATGTATGCTTGAATTAAGTTGTACATAGAATGAAATTACTAGACAAACTTTCAGTGTAAATAAATAGTAACAAGAATAGTAGCGATTCAATTGGACAGAATAAGAGGTCGTTCATAAACAATGCATGGAGGCGATGAACTACGTGACTGAGAACCAGTCACATTGACATAGATGAATTTATTCTTAAGATCCACTCAAATCTTGCTGTTCGAAACCATATTAGACTTTAAATTCTTTTCACGGATTACATTCTCTACGTACAGCATTTTCTACTACTACTAGCATTTCTACAGTTCTGGTATTTTCCTTAAGAATTTCATCATACTGTACCGATATGATGTGACAACTTTAACAAATCCGTATATATGACTGACGTATTCACAGAATACGTAAGTTTTCAAATGACAATAAGATAGAGCAAACTTTAAATAATCGCAATTAAATCAAACATATTAAAGGTACTAAAGTATAAAGGGTTTGATTGTGAGATGATTATTGGGTCATTGGACTTGAGGTCGGATAAAGATGTAGTAAAAAAAGTAAGATTCTCTTGAATACAAAAACTTCAGTTTTGAGTCTTCATGGATCATATTTCTTGCATTGTTATTTCTTCCATAACTTCCATACTACAAACGTATATAGTTCTCATGTCTAATAGTATAATTTATGCTTTCCAGTCTACTGGATACTAAAACCACGGTAAGTAATATAAAGTCTATATTAAAGTATCAGCCAAATATAAAGGTTATTTCTGCTCTGCATGTCCATCAGACCATAGATATGATAAAACGGCTTTACGAATAATCTAGCTTCtttgtaatcagaagggggtttgtggagattttagtagttttatagaattgagatcatgagtgatttgaagctagaccaccatggaaaacctgaaagcattggacggctgtttcttcccattatgggaccccttctgataatgatcatgtgctcactagtgactggcttcatgaggtatttcctggagttctaatgagaagcagtaaccagtggatttTAACCAGgcctgttgggagatatcaactcattgatgaCATTGGTCAATGGTtcctcaatttcgtggattggttgaagttagacattaacactgtaggatgctggctcagtggtctattggttatttttaatcgtttaaaaaaGTTCCAATCAGTTTAACAACAAAAATCCAAATATTAAACATGAAGTAGACCAACTGCGTGCATTAACACCAAGTTGTAATCGCCCATTCAAAGATATTTCTTATTGTTACTGAAAAGGAATataaaccacagttaactaacCTTCATTGTCTACCCATcagtgaaaaaaaaataaaatatagaaGATATATCAAAACTTGATCTTAGTCGGAATCAtgttagtttcttttttttttattgataatggCTTGTTGTGTAGGTGTAGGAATTCTATGTTTCCCCTCCCCCCCctcaaaaatgtttttttgaaatcatattttcatcaataaaaataatttatttaattagatacttaatttatcatacctGCTGTGACTAAAAAGTATGCAGTTAAGAAAAACTACTAGATAAAGAAGGAAAATTGCAAGAACAGATTCCCCCTACCCCgaacatttttatttgatttttatgtaGTACATATAACGATTAACATTGGAATATCTATTCGATTAAAATATATAATGGTATACACCATAAATTAACTTCATTGAAGTAGCTAGTGAGAATCAAGAACCACTGATCAACAATATcattgtattatatatatgtcTATTTAATAATATACAACAGAAATtagggcgagactataatttatggacgacctttgaacgaatcttaagtgacctcgagaaatgttagccaatcaataaacagtcagcatagagtaaaaacgTATTATACAAAACCATAGAATTAAAGTCGATACACTGCTTTTATATGATCCACAAACTTGTCAaagttagaaaaaggttcaaaggtttccaaatcgtaatgcataaggtagaggaactcatccatatggctccataatagttggtctctggagccatgataaggtcacgaaaactctctcagcctcgaccacatagtttcaatattgtttgtgtgtagtacGATTGTGTGCgtttatcattttcattatggATATGTCTCTACAatattcataccactgaacagccgaagcttcagtaacatctgtgattattgcaaccaatgttactggagcttttattatacagttggcgacaattattataatatgccttggTCTCAATCTGGATCCAGCAATAAAGGTTCTTTTTCTAgtaaacgtcttccttcaacatatattacatcaaaGGACAAtgtcacggtagtctgcacaaggtctacgaGTCATTTAATACccacaattacaaatacaggaacttcttagtagtctcatttgttatagtcgcttaattgtcaagttgTCCACtataattctctgtgaaccgatcgtacatgagtaCCATATACTGAaattagcgccgtgaccttgaaatccctcaaacgcttttCATTGTCTCGTCCATAAtatatagtctcgccgaaattAGTTATAAAATATCACAAGTCAACTAAAGTTAAAAGTATAAGTAACTTGTTTAGAACATAATGGTTCAAAATGTGATAAGATCTTGAAGATCCTCTCTTTGACCTTCTATATAATTGTTGATAGAAATCGCTAGAGATTCTTGTAACAATGGATATAactaaagatgaatagtggctagcagtggaatgcaggacgcgcgtctcgtcccaTCTGGGACTAgttagctagatgtacctgcatctaagagttggtgttcactgagggattcgaacccagtaacgttTGCTTCAAATTCCATCgaattatccactcagctactgagtcctgatagccacttggttgtgcaatgaggtgaagtttaaattcacttagtattgtttgtttgaatcttctcatcgatgtttaggactgaaactgctcagtctcttattggccatatgtacatactgtgcgtattgcctcgatattgccttaattcacaagcattctaagcaaagatggatggtgactagtgtttcgtcctatttcgaactcgtcagtttgatgtacctgcattccagagttgatgttcacttcaggactcgaacccagtacccttccGCTTCatacattttgtttattcaattgactatacaaaacaaataaataatagataatttaattttaaatgtttcttTAAAGTACattctttttcaaaaaaaatattttagttcCAGTTCACctataaaaacaaacaataaacagAGCGTAACTTCTATGAATGTGTTATGACTAAAGAACTAAGCTGAAATGACTAAAGtaatttaatgaattaattaattaatcatctaACTAACcttcaaaatttcaaaataaagaatTATTAAAAGTAAATGTTTTATTCCAATTTAGAGGGGCAACTTTGTTTCTATCTaattgtgtcacctattgatattggaatccggaagggaagtggaaaagaggaaggcctaagaacacactacgccgggaaatagaagcagatatgaaaaggatgaataacaactggaacgaactggaaaggaaggctcaggacagagttggatggagaatgctggtgagtggcctatgctcctcgacgaggggtaacattcgtaagtaaataagtaagtaattgacAAAACTAGATTCTTGTTTGATATTAGAAGTCAGATTATACTATACAATGATCCTATTGGAATTGCTTCATGACTGTGAAACGTAGTCTATGAAAATAAGAAACATGAGTAAACAGGTGGTCAATCATAGAGCTCTTTGAAGTTTTTTCACATATAGATAAGCTTCTTGGTGACCTGAACAGAGTTAAAACATTGTGTATAAAGTAAATCAAAGTAAATGAAACTGTGAGACAGTGTTGAACATTGAACTTATACAAACACCTTCAGGATAATTTTTGTTTGATTCTCCAAATATTCGATGGTGTTTACCGCGTCATTATCCATGAACGCTATGGAATAAAACAAAGTGAATATTCTAGATTATGTTCTTGAGAAATGTTTTTCGTTTCATGAAAGACATGATCGGTTACCTTTATCTAATGGTTAGTACGTAAAGAAGCTTTGATATAAACCCAATTCATTGTTCAGAATTGTTATATGTTCCTTGATAAATATTCCAAGGAATATGCATATAACAGAGACTTTATCCAAATTATATTCAAGGTTAGTGGTTGATGG is part of the Schistosoma mansoni strain Puerto Rico chromosome 1, complete genome genome and harbors:
- a CDS encoding putative g-protein coupled receptor fragment, which encodes MNFSNLTIQLFEFNESIDPIWLSTLILLGSVSLLGTIGNLLVLGVYIQQHFWPHLHLKYRHIYYHHQKLSLINTNELCNTSYLHEDNGNNHNDHIIQIHESNEQLFTKTTGTPTFFILVLACVDLMVCCFVVPLTFYMEYIHLQPSTDIWCKAHAFLNICNIMFSSLLIIAIALERYLTICHPLRRILTMKRAKYLTLSLAIFCIVYGILGALHHSLGVTKDEPDIQQCCDTPEISNVTYLEILTYDILQKVQYVIYGREIELDRKQ